TCACCCAGGAAACGGGCCGAGTAGATGCGCTCAGTGGGCGCAAGGCCTTCTAGGGCACCAACGACTGCAAGGTTCGAATCAAGAACGTACACCCCGTTCCTCGGCTCAGACCATGAGGTCGTAGTCGCGACCCTAAGGTAGCCGTCCTTCTCGTCCATCGAGAACTGGTTCAGGAGCCACCCTCTGAATTCCCCCCTTGCCACGTTGACCATCGATAGGTCATCGACGGCAACCTTGTACACGGTCGTCCTCGTCGTCCACTCCTCCCTAGGTGTCGACCTCGCATCCACGAGGACTACGTCGCCAGACCACTTCTGGATGGATAGGTAGAGGGCGTCTGGGGACATGTAAACGGTCGAGGCATAGCCAGCGAGGATGGAGGAGTACTCGTAGTCACCGTCTAGGACGTCTAATGCCAGGAGGTTCATGAACGAGCTGGAGTCGCGCGTCTCTGGGTCGTAGTAGATCTGGCCGACATCGAACTCCTCGGAGTGGCTGACCTCCCAGATCAGAGGAAGGAGAGGCTTCTCCTCGACCATCCAAACGCTAGACTGACCTATCATGTAAAGGTAGTTGTCGACTATCCTGGAGGTGAGCGAGTATCCGGACACACCGCATGAGTACAAGAGCTCGGGAGCCGCGACGTCATTGATGTCGAACACCGAGACCATGGCCCTTTCCCCGGTCCATGATCCGGCGTAGTACTCGGCGTAGTCCGCGTTCCCGGTCCAAGTTGGGTACTCGAATACCGAGAGAACGACAACGAGTCTGTTCTCAAGGACGTAGATGCCGGAGATGGAGATGTAAGTGGTCATGTTCACGCGTTCAAAACCAATGAGATCCTCTGCCGTGAGAACGGTCACGTTCGCCAGCTCGGCCGGAGGATACGCCTTGATTATTGTCACGTTGTTGTATGACGCGATGTAAAGGTACTCGCCATCAGTCTTTACGAGGTCGCTCTCGTCGACGCCGGCGACCTGGACATTCGTTGTTGAATGGGAGGGCGTCTTATCTGACAACCCCATAGTTGCCTCCGTGGGGGTGCCATATCCGTAGTAGGCACTCGAGCCCCCGGATGATGGAATGTTGCCGAGGAATTCCGCAAGCTCGTGATGGGAGGAGAAAGGCCGAAGCAGGCCGCCAAGAGGAGTCTCCTCGCCGCCCTGAGTCATTGCATAGCCGATCGCCCCCGCAGTGAGGGCAGTCGCCGCGAGACATATCGCGAGTGGGATCTTGAGATAGCTATTCATATCGATCGAGGACATGATTCCGCATGGAGACTATATCTATGCCCGTTTTGCGTTGACTCCGAAGTCAACGGCTAGCGTGCTCGGGCCCCGTCACGGGAGTGGCAATCCTAAAGGAGCTGGGAATACCGGCACCCTAGGCTTCGGTCCTGAGAAAGGTAGGTGCCGGATCCTTTCCTTTTTGCCTTCACTGTGGTCTTCTCTCCCGAAAGGGAACATGAACATTCTGATTAATGAAGGCCGGGGCCACACAGATTCCTATCTGACTATCGCTCGGGAATCGCCTGAGGAAAGCTATTTAACGGCCACATTCATTGAGCCATTCCCATCCAACGGGGGCCGATAGATCAGCGG
The Candidatus Thermoplasmatota archaeon genome window above contains:
- a CDS encoding beta-propeller domain-containing protein, encoding MSSIDMNSYLKIPLAICLAATALTAGAIGYAMTQGGEETPLGGLLRPFSSHHELAEFLGNIPSSGGSSAYYGYGTPTEATMGLSDKTPSHSTTNVQVAGVDESDLVKTDGEYLYIASYNNVTIIKAYPPAELANVTVLTAEDLIGFERVNMTTYISISGIYVLENRLVVVLSVFEYPTWTGNADYAEYYAGSWTGERAMVSVFDINDVAAPELLYSCGVSGYSLTSRIVDNYLYMIGQSSVWMVEEKPLLPLIWEVSHSEEFDVGQIYYDPETRDSSSFMNLLALDVLDGDYEYSSILAGYASTVYMSPDALYLSIQKWSGDVVLVDARSTPREEWTTRTTVYKVAVDDLSMVNVARGEFRGWLLNQFSMDEKDGYLRVATTTSWSEPRNGVYVLDSNLAVVGALEGLAPTERIYSARFLGDTLYLVTFRQIDPFFVIDLSDHVTPKVLGELKIPGFSSYLHPVDDTHVIGIGSENNSVKISLYNVTDPTNPVEQSKYLAPGWSWSMAQWDHKAFLFDRERDLLVIPMQVSDLYWGNSNYWTGAYVFNVSAQDGISLWGTVG